The Anabaena sp. WA102 genome contains a region encoding:
- a CDS encoding homospermidine biosynthesis protein produces MSQKPGKKIAPIPMSNNVSVVDLIDTYFTAYNSARLREACQLLTKEVFQEGVTVGVSLSGAMTPAGFGVSALAPLIRNGFIDWMICTGANLYHDMHYGLGFELFAGSPFLDDVKLREEGTIRIYDIIFGYDVLLETDAFIRKVLQAEPFQKRMGTAEFHHLLGKCVWEIEKQLGVKNSCLLATAYECGVPIYTSSPGDSSIGMNVAALALEGSKLVIDPSIDVNETAAIVYGARENDGTSAAVIIGGGSPKNFLLQTQPQLHEVLGLEERGHDFFIQFTDARPDTGGLSGATPAEAVSWGKIDPDELPSAIVCYTDSTIALPLVTAYTLNQCLPRPLKRLYDGREALLDTLQKDYLAAKDQPVSESGKEKTATYPCGTPVKG; encoded by the coding sequence ATGTCACAAAAGCCAGGTAAAAAAATTGCACCTATCCCCATGTCTAACAATGTTAGCGTGGTTGACTTGATTGATACCTATTTTACTGCTTACAACTCAGCCCGGTTGCGGGAAGCCTGTCAACTGCTAACTAAGGAAGTGTTTCAAGAGGGTGTGACTGTGGGAGTTAGCCTATCTGGGGCGATGACACCAGCTGGTTTTGGCGTTTCCGCCCTTGCGCCCCTCATTCGCAATGGTTTTATTGACTGGATGATTTGCACAGGTGCGAATCTTTACCATGATATGCACTATGGTTTGGGTTTTGAACTATTTGCGGGTAGTCCCTTTTTAGATGATGTCAAATTACGGGAAGAAGGAACAATCAGAATTTATGACATTATTTTTGGTTACGATGTACTGCTAGAAACGGACGCTTTTATTCGTAAAGTTCTCCAAGCTGAACCTTTCCAAAAACGCATGGGAACGGCTGAATTCCATCATTTACTGGGTAAGTGCGTCTGGGAAATCGAAAAGCAATTGGGTGTCAAAAATTCCTGCTTATTGGCGACAGCTTATGAATGTGGCGTACCTATTTATACTTCTTCTCCTGGAGATAGTTCCATCGGCATGAATGTGGCTGCTTTGGCTTTAGAGGGTTCAAAGCTGGTAATAGATCCTTCTATTGATGTCAATGAAACCGCAGCTATCGTCTATGGGGCGAGAGAAAACGACGGTACAAGTGCAGCGGTAATTATTGGTGGTGGTAGTCCTAAAAACTTTTTATTACAAACACAACCGCAACTTCACGAGGTTTTAGGATTGGAAGAACGGGGACATGATTTCTTTATTCAGTTTACGGATGCCCGTCCTGATACTGGTGGTTTGTCTGGGGCGACTCCTGCTGAAGCTGTGAGTTGGGGTAAAATTGACCCCGATGAGTTACCTAGCGCTATTGTTTGTTATACCGATAGTACAATTGCTTTGCCTTTGGTAACAGCATACACTCTCAATCAATGTCTACCTCGTCCCCTGAAGCGGTTGTATGATGGACGGGAAGCTTTGTTAGATACTTTGCAAAAAGATTATTTAGCAGCTAAAGATCAGCCTGTGAGTGAGAGTGGTAAGGAAAAAACAGCTACTTATCCTTGCGGTACACCTGTGAAAGGTTAG
- a CDS encoding YciE/YciF ferroxidase family protein, which yields MVLVSDRPGTKKITSLQQQLIYEMNIMFDAENHFLEAQQMMWQCCQNSKLKAVIEPHIPETEQHIENLKQVLSILGEQPQRITCDLAAGLISEGQKFVLLAADNPKIIDLGLAEWHSKIEQLEIACYRSLIKVAEQMGQNQVVQLLEQNLHQEEQTAQKLEQLMMQLVQEAKQTEAKATAKAR from the coding sequence ATGGTTTTAGTTAGCGATCGCCCGGGTACGAAAAAAATCACCAGCTTACAACAGCAGCTTATTTATGAAATGAACATCATGTTCGATGCTGAAAATCATTTCTTAGAAGCCCAGCAAATGATGTGGCAATGTTGTCAAAACAGTAAATTGAAAGCTGTAATTGAGCCACATATTCCAGAAACCGAACAGCATATCGAAAACCTGAAACAGGTTTTATCTATTTTAGGAGAGCAACCACAGCGAATTACCTGTGATCTTGCGGCTGGTTTAATTAGTGAAGGTCAAAAATTCGTCCTTTTAGCTGCCGATAATCCCAAAATTATAGACTTAGGATTGGCGGAATGGCATAGTAAAATTGAACAATTGGAAATAGCTTGTTATCGTAGTTTAATTAAGGTAGCGGAACAAATGGGACAAAACCAAGTTGTCCAGTTGTTAGAACAAAACCTACACCAAGAAGAACAGACAGCACAAAAGCTGGAACAGTTGATGATGCAGTTAGTTCAAGAAGCAAAGCAAACTGAAGCTAAGGCTACTGCTAAGGCTCGTTAG
- a CDS encoding Rpn family recombination-promoting nuclease/putative transposase — translation MKTDTIFYTLLQNLPSVLFELLEQPPTLALHYEFSSVEIKELARRIDGLFLPKPEYLQDPIYFVEVQFQSDDNLYWRLITEAVLYLNQNKPQRTWQAVVLWANRDLDPGIPLAYQTLLTAGLIHVVYLDEIADTSSSIGLGIIKLVVAPEDEAIQQAKTLINLVEKADAAKSRNLLELVERMLVYKFSSYSRQELEAMFGLTEWQQTRFYQEVKEETELETKLKTIPKLLNEGLTVEQIARIFELDIEVVKQAIKQQSSK, via the coding sequence ATGAAGACAGACACGATATTTTACACATTACTGCAAAATCTCCCCAGTGTGTTATTTGAACTGCTAGAACAGCCTCCTACACTAGCTTTACACTACGAATTTTCCTCAGTGGAAATCAAAGAATTAGCCCGGCGAATAGATGGCTTATTTTTACCTAAACCAGAGTACCTACAAGACCCGATTTATTTTGTAGAAGTACAATTTCAAAGCGATGATAATTTATACTGGCGATTAATCACAGAAGCAGTTCTTTACTTAAACCAAAATAAACCTCAAAGAACATGGCAAGCGGTAGTATTGTGGGCAAATCGGGATCTTGACCCTGGTATACCCTTGGCATATCAAACTTTACTAACTGCTGGACTAATTCATGTTGTTTATTTAGATGAAATAGCTGATACATCATCTTCAATTGGTTTAGGAATTATTAAATTAGTAGTTGCCCCTGAAGATGAAGCTATCCAACAAGCAAAAACTTTGATCAATTTGGTCGAAAAAGCAGATGCGGCCAAGAGTCGTAATCTTTTAGAATTAGTAGAAAGAATGCTGGTTTACAAATTTTCATCCTATAGCCGTCAGGAGTTAGAAGCAATGTTTGGATTAACAGAATGGCAGCAAACCCGATTTTATCAAGAAGTAAAAGAAGAGACGGAGTTAGAAACTAAGTTAAAAACGATTCCTAAACTGTTAAATGAGGGGCTAACTGTAGAACAAATTGCTCGGATATTTGAGTTAGATATCGAAGTGGTAAAACAAGCAATTAAACAGCAAAGTAGTAAATAG
- a CDS encoding ChaB family protein: MPEAYQAERTISAVFKEEKQIDNVIRRLLDRNVPKDNISVMGRNFQSETRISGFITKRDVILGGLRTGAIFGSLFGSFLSLLTGVGVLFVPFVGPIVAAGPIGAILLGAASGAIAGSAGAGLVSVLTALGMPEDKATLYQTRLEAGEFLVMVEVPSDRSGEFQLILESAGGEEINTIEKTLPHPCPGICNNPDDLSPEVRTHLSPEAQRIFMQRYNTALNENMDELTSEQMAWDEVHKQFDEDENGVFSKVKVLR, encoded by the coding sequence GTGCCAGAAGCATATCAAGCAGAGCGTACCATCTCCGCTGTATTTAAAGAAGAGAAACAAATTGATAATGTAATTCGGCGGTTACTAGATAGAAATGTCCCCAAGGATAATATTTCGGTAATGGGGCGAAATTTTCAGTCAGAAACGCGAATCTCTGGTTTTATTACAAAGCGAGATGTGATTCTCGGCGGTTTGAGAACAGGAGCAATTTTTGGTTCTTTGTTTGGTTCGTTCCTGAGTTTGCTTACAGGTGTAGGTGTATTGTTTGTTCCCTTTGTTGGGCCAATTGTGGCAGCAGGTCCAATTGGGGCGATATTATTAGGGGCTGCAAGTGGAGCGATCGCTGGTAGTGCTGGTGCAGGTTTAGTATCAGTTCTGACTGCTTTAGGAATGCCAGAAGACAAGGCTACACTCTATCAAACCCGCTTAGAAGCTGGTGAATTTTTAGTGATGGTAGAAGTACCGAGCGATCGCAGTGGCGAATTTCAATTAATTCTCGAAAGTGCTGGTGGTGAAGAAATTAACACCATTGAAAAAACACTACCCCATCCTTGTCCGGGAATCTGTAACAATCCAGATGATTTATCGCCTGAAGTTCGCACCCATCTTTCCCCAGAAGCCCAGCGGATCTTCATGCAACGTTATAACACCGCCCTGAATGAAAATATGGACGAACTTACATCTGAACAAATGGCTTGGGATGAAGTTCACAAACAATTTGATGAAGACGAAAATGGAGTTTTTTCAAAAGTTAAAGTTTTACGCTAG
- a CDS encoding fasciclin domain-containing protein, translating into MNANYSKLLPKITAIMGLMSIALLTTIPSPAKEVRNPRPNIFNEPPYNRGSKPSETAPVAEPNQPVREVPTTPVSKPTQSTSVNLVTLLEKNESFKTLAKALKAAGLTETLQGKGLFTIFAPTDAAFAKLPADALKDLLKPENKEVLVKILTYHVVSGKVLSTDLKSGEVKTVEGGAINVKVDPVTGVTVNDAKVTQADIQGSNGVVHAIDNVILPPDL; encoded by the coding sequence ATGAACGCTAATTACAGCAAATTATTGCCCAAAATCACAGCAATTATGGGATTAATGAGTATCGCTCTTTTAACTACTATCCCATCTCCAGCCAAAGAAGTCCGCAATCCCAGACCAAATATTTTCAATGAACCACCTTACAATCGTGGTAGCAAACCTAGTGAAACCGCACCGGTCGCCGAACCCAACCAGCCAGTAAGGGAAGTCCCCACTACACCAGTTAGCAAACCCACCCAGTCAACATCAGTGAATTTAGTGACTTTGCTTGAGAAGAATGAATCTTTTAAAACTCTCGCTAAAGCTTTAAAAGCAGCGGGACTTACAGAAACCTTACAAGGAAAAGGTCTTTTTACCATTTTTGCTCCTACAGACGCAGCATTTGCAAAACTACCAGCGGACGCATTAAAGGATTTATTGAAGCCAGAAAATAAGGAAGTATTGGTCAAGATATTAACTTATCATGTAGTATCTGGTAAGGTCCTCTCCACTGACTTAAAATCTGGGGAAGTGAAAACCGTAGAAGGGGGTGCTATTAATGTTAAAGTTGACCCAGTTACAGGTGTAACTGTAAATGATGCCAAAGTAACTCAGGCAGATATCCAAGGTAGTAACGGTGTTGTTCATGCAATTGATAACGTAATTCTGCCTCCTGATTTATAG
- a CDS encoding RNA polymerase sigma factor, RpoD/SigA family: MPTVKNHTENVNAKFTADMVRTYLREIGRVPLLSREQEIIYGKQVQQMMALLEAKEALRKEIDHEPSLSEWAARVNQSETEINHLMVQGKRAKQKMIEANLRLVVAIAKKYQKRNMEFLDLIQEGTLGLERGVEKFDPMRGYKFSTYAYWWIRQAITRAIAQQGRTIRLPIHITEKLNKIKKVQRELAQKLGRSPSPTEIAKELELEPAQIREYLNMARQPVSLDVRVGENQDTELQEMLEDDGPSPEYYTTQEFLRQDLNNLLAELTPQQRQVVALRFGLEDGNEMSLAKVGERLNLSRERVRQLEHQALAHLRRRRANVKEYVAS, from the coding sequence ATGCCTACAGTTAAAAATCATACAGAGAATGTCAATGCCAAATTTACCGCTGATATGGTCAGAACCTATCTGCGAGAAATTGGTCGTGTACCTTTGTTAAGCCGTGAACAAGAGATTATCTACGGTAAACAAGTACAGCAGATGATGGCGCTGCTAGAAGCTAAAGAAGCTTTGAGGAAGGAAATTGATCATGAACCTAGTTTATCAGAATGGGCTGCCCGTGTTAATCAATCAGAAACAGAAATAAATCATCTGATGGTACAAGGTAAGCGAGCCAAGCAAAAAATGATTGAGGCTAATTTACGCTTGGTTGTAGCTATTGCAAAAAAATATCAAAAGCGAAATATGGAATTTCTGGATTTAATCCAGGAAGGTACTTTGGGATTAGAACGGGGTGTGGAGAAATTTGATCCTATGCGGGGTTATAAGTTCTCAACCTATGCCTACTGGTGGATTCGTCAGGCAATTACCAGAGCGATCGCCCAACAAGGTCGAACCATTCGCCTACCAATCCATATTACCGAAAAATTGAACAAAATTAAAAAAGTTCAACGGGAGTTAGCACAAAAGCTAGGAAGATCACCCTCACCGACAGAAATCGCCAAAGAACTGGAGTTAGAACCGGCTCAGATTCGTGAATATCTGAATATGGCGCGTCAACCAGTCTCTTTAGATGTGCGCGTCGGTGAAAACCAAGATACCGAATTACAAGAAATGTTGGAAGATGACGGTCCTTCCCCTGAGTATTACACTACTCAAGAGTTTCTACGTCAAGACTTGAATAATTTACTTGCAGAACTCACACCCCAACAGCGTCAAGTTGTCGCCTTACGCTTTGGTTTAGAAGATGGAAATGAAATGTCCTTGGCGAAAGTTGGTGAACGGTTGAACCTCAGTCGGGAACGAGTCCGCCAGTTAGAGCATCAAGCCCTTGCACATTTACGTCGCCGTCGAGCTAATGTCAAAGAATACGTTGCCAGCTGA
- a CDS encoding Dps family protein yields MHKINIGLTEKQRQGVMNLLNQDLADANVLLVKTKKYHWDVVGPQFRTLHKLWEEHYQELTINIDKIAERIRTLGCYPTGTMAGFLSIATLKEHSDKIPTATKMVTQLVEDHEQIIRNFRNHIDQCSEEFHDQGSADFLTDLMEKHEEMAWMLRSFIEGEAVEADGKKQPAATKVPVGV; encoded by the coding sequence ATACATAAGATAAACATTGGTTTGACAGAAAAGCAGCGTCAAGGTGTGATGAATTTGCTAAATCAAGATTTAGCAGATGCCAATGTACTGCTAGTAAAAACGAAAAAGTATCATTGGGATGTTGTCGGTCCGCAGTTTCGCACCTTGCATAAACTTTGGGAAGAACACTATCAAGAACTGACAATAAATATTGATAAAATAGCTGAAAGAATTCGGACTTTGGGCTGTTATCCAACTGGTACAATGGCAGGATTTTTAAGTATTGCGACCCTCAAAGAACATAGCGATAAAATTCCTACAGCAACCAAGATGGTGACTCAATTGGTGGAAGATCATGAGCAGATTATTCGCAATTTCAGAAATCATATAGATCAGTGTAGTGAAGAATTTCATGATCAAGGTTCTGCTGACTTTTTAACTGATTTGATGGAAAAACATGAAGAAATGGCTTGGATGTTGCGTTCATTTATTGAAGGAGAAGCAGTAGAAGCGGATGGGAAAAAACAACCAGCAGCAACTAAAGTTCCGGTGGGTGTGTAA
- a CDS encoding HEAT repeat domain-containing protein — MAAPSLEVIATQLESPNLRDRMVALASLRHISADDAVPLIKKVLDDESLQLRSMAIFALGIKKTPECYSILVKILETDPDYGIRADAAGALGYLEDNRALEVLSRAFYEDTDWLVRFSAAVSLGNIKDPRAHDILIQALNSEEIVIQQAAISALGEIRDINSVTHILRFAQSEDWLVRQRLAEALGNLPTPKSVSALKYLEKDSHKNVAEAARISLQRLEETNNLS; from the coding sequence ATGGCTGCTCCAAGTTTAGAAGTAATTGCGACTCAGTTAGAAAGTCCAAATTTGCGCGATCGCATGGTAGCTCTTGCTAGTTTGCGTCACATATCTGCCGATGATGCAGTCCCTTTAATTAAAAAGGTTCTAGATGATGAATCCCTGCAACTGCGCTCAATGGCAATATTCGCTCTAGGAATCAAAAAAACCCCAGAGTGCTATTCTATTCTCGTGAAAATTTTAGAAACAGATCCAGATTATGGCATCCGCGCTGATGCTGCCGGTGCATTGGGGTATCTAGAAGATAATAGAGCCTTAGAAGTGCTATCACGGGCATTTTATGAAGATACGGACTGGCTAGTGCGATTTAGTGCTGCCGTATCTTTAGGTAATATCAAAGACCCTCGCGCCCATGATATTCTCATCCAAGCGTTAAATAGCGAAGAAATAGTCATCCAACAAGCGGCTATTTCAGCTTTGGGAGAAATCCGCGATATAAATTCTGTCACACATATTCTCCGTTTTGCCCAATCAGAGGATTGGTTAGTGCGACAACGACTAGCTGAGGCTTTAGGCAATTTACCGACTCCTAAAAGTGTCTCCGCCTTAAAATATCTAGAAAAAGATAGTCATAAAAACGTTGCTGAAGCAGCCAGGATTTCTCTACAAAGACTTGAAGAAACCAACAACCTGAGTTGA
- a CDS encoding DUF433 domain-containing protein, with amino-acid sequence MAQALVSLSEGIASEPAPLEFTTDGVIRIGKTRVTLDTVIAVFKQGTTAEEIAYRYPSLKLADIYATIAFYLNHQQEVEVYLQQRQQQAQEIRKINEARFDSQGLRDRLLVRKAEREVC; translated from the coding sequence ATGGCACAAGCGTTAGTGAGTCTCTCTGAAGGAATCGCATCCGAACCTGCACCATTGGAATTTACCACTGATGGTGTGATTAGGATAGGTAAAACTCGTGTAACACTCGATACGGTAATTGCTGTTTTTAAACAAGGAACAACAGCAGAAGAAATTGCTTATCGTTATCCATCCCTTAAACTTGCTGATATTTATGCTACCATTGCCTTCTATCTCAATCATCAACAAGAAGTGGAAGTGTATTTACAGCAAAGACAGCAACAAGCACAGGAAATTCGTAAAATAAATGAGGCCAGATTTGATTCCCAAGGGTTGCGTGATAGATTGTTGGTGCGGAAAGCAGAACGGGAAGTATGTTGA
- a CDS encoding glutathione S-transferase family protein, with the protein MLELYQWELSQFSEKVRLILDYKGLEYRKIEVAPGIGQLELFRLTGQKQVPVLKDGNRYIADSTEIAKYLDSEYPDYPLIPIDPKKRALTLLLEDWADESIGVKGRKVLFAAISQDQSFRKSLLPVSTPDILRSVVEGVPSDFLSALGFGVGFTPDVVNAAVTSLKQDLDIITQLLVGSPYLTGDEPTLADLTVASLSMLLKFPDGAYLDLPVSLRGKGLSSIANNPDYEAFFAWRDRIYSQFRKPLPGITPPVGNSPTSIQID; encoded by the coding sequence ATGCTAGAACTATATCAGTGGGAACTATCTCAATTTTCCGAAAAAGTTCGTCTAATCCTAGATTATAAAGGACTAGAGTATCGCAAAATCGAAGTTGCACCAGGAATTGGCCAGTTAGAATTATTTCGTTTAACTGGACAAAAGCAAGTTCCAGTGTTAAAAGATGGCAATAGATATATTGCTGATTCTACAGAAATCGCTAAATATTTAGATTCAGAATACCCAGATTATCCCCTGATACCGATAGATCCCAAAAAACGCGCTTTGACTTTATTATTGGAAGATTGGGCTGATGAATCTATAGGTGTTAAAGGTAGAAAGGTTCTATTTGCAGCTATTAGTCAAGATCAGAGTTTTCGTAAGTCGTTGTTACCAGTTTCTACTCCAGATATTCTTAGAAGTGTTGTGGAAGGTGTTCCTAGTGATTTTCTGTCAGCACTGGGTTTTGGTGTCGGTTTTACCCCAGATGTGGTAAATGCGGCTGTTACTAGCTTAAAACAAGATTTGGATATTATTACCCAATTATTAGTGGGTAGTCCTTATTTAACAGGTGATGAACCAACTTTAGCTGATTTAACAGTTGCTAGTTTATCCATGCTTTTGAAGTTTCCTGATGGTGCTTATTTGGATTTACCTGTATCTCTCAGAGGGAAAGGGTTGTCGAGTATAGCCAATAATCCTGATTATGAAGCATTTTTCGCTTGGCGCGATCGCATCTACTCTCAATTTAGAAAACCATTACCAGGAATCACACCACCCGTAGGAAATTCACCCACAAGTATTCAAATTGATTAG
- a CDS encoding helicase HerA domain-containing protein yields MNLGLPLGSVIEGSLTGGLEVRLHPDISVEDMRVGKFLVVQGMRSRFFCMLTDVSLGMANDRITASPPNWEDSFLREVLAGSGTYGMINLAPMLMFTPESPESGFSNNGKSPNSFIPSSTGLASFQPQTSTTMELLPVKTIPSHFSQVYEANEEDFRKVFGWEDDPHRNNFSIGKPLDMDVPICIDLNRFVERSNGIFGKSGTGKSFLTRLILAGVIRKNAAVNLIFDMHSEYGWEAVAEGKNVNTVKGLKQLFPGQVEVYTLDPDSTKRRGVRDAQELYLSYEQVEVEDIKLCNRDLGLSEAALDNANILFTELGKSWIIQLLNMSNEDIEMFCDEKRGHKGSIMALQRKLFRLDSLKYMRSACPQNYIKNIVQSLEAGKNVVIEFGSQSNMLSYMLVTNMITRRIHEHYVKKADKFLQSKNPLDRPTPLMITIEEAHRFLDPGVVQSTIFGTIARELRKYFVTLLVVDQRPSGIDNEVMSQIGTRITALLNDEKDIDAIFTGVSGAGGLRSVLAKLDSKQQALILGHAVPMPVVVRTRPYDSTFYSEIGAIAWEEKTDEEVFTAAELAKADLGF; encoded by the coding sequence ATGAATTTGGGATTACCATTAGGTTCTGTTATTGAAGGTTCTCTAACTGGGGGTTTGGAGGTCAGATTACACCCAGATATTTCTGTCGAAGATATGCGGGTAGGTAAATTTCTCGTGGTACAAGGGATGCGATCGCGCTTTTTCTGTATGCTAACAGATGTATCCTTGGGTATGGCGAATGACCGCATTACAGCTAGTCCTCCCAATTGGGAAGATAGCTTTCTGCGTGAAGTATTAGCAGGTAGCGGTACTTATGGGATGATCAACCTAGCACCCATGTTGATGTTTACCCCTGAATCTCCAGAATCTGGCTTTTCTAACAATGGTAAATCCCCTAATTCTTTTATCCCATCGTCCACTGGTTTAGCATCCTTTCAACCCCAAACCAGTACGACGATGGAATTATTACCTGTGAAAACTATTCCTAGTCACTTTAGCCAAGTTTACGAAGCCAATGAGGAGGACTTCCGCAAAGTGTTTGGCTGGGAAGATGACCCTCATCGTAACAACTTTTCTATCGGTAAACCCTTAGATATGGATGTGCCGATTTGCATTGATTTAAACCGCTTTGTGGAACGGAGTAATGGGATTTTTGGTAAATCGGGGACTGGGAAATCTTTCCTGACACGGTTAATTTTAGCTGGGGTTATTCGTAAAAATGCGGCTGTTAACTTGATTTTTGATATGCACTCAGAATATGGTTGGGAAGCAGTCGCAGAAGGAAAGAACGTTAATACTGTAAAAGGTTTAAAACAACTATTTCCCGGACAAGTTGAAGTTTACACACTTGATCCAGATTCAACTAAACGGCGAGGTGTAAGAGACGCACAAGAACTATATCTAAGCTATGAACAGGTTGAAGTTGAAGATATTAAACTATGTAATCGTGATTTAGGACTTTCAGAAGCGGCTTTAGATAATGCTAATATCCTCTTTACAGAGTTGGGTAAATCGTGGATTATTCAATTACTAAATATGAGTAATGAAGATATTGAGATGTTTTGTGACGAAAAACGCGGACACAAAGGCTCAATTATGGCATTACAGCGGAAACTTTTTCGCTTAGATAGTTTAAAATATATGCGAAGTGCTTGTCCGCAAAATTATATTAAAAATATCGTCCAATCTTTAGAAGCTGGAAAAAACGTAGTTATCGAATTTGGTTCCCAGTCCAATATGCTCTCATATATGCTGGTGACGAATATGATTACCAGACGGATACATGAGCATTATGTCAAAAAAGCTGATAAATTTCTCCAAAGTAAAAATCCTTTGGATCGGCCGACACCATTAATGATTACAATAGAGGAAGCACACCGCTTTCTTGACCCAGGAGTGGTACAAAGTACAATTTTTGGAACTATTGCTAGAGAACTACGAAAATATTTTGTCACGCTTTTGGTAGTTGATCAACGTCCATCAGGGATAGATAATGAAGTCATGTCTCAGATTGGGACTCGAATCACCGCTTTGCTGAATGACGAAAAAGATATTGATGCTATTTTTACAGGTGTATCTGGTGCGGGTGGTTTACGCTCAGTCTTAGCTAAGTTGGACTCTAAACAACAAGCTTTAATTTTAGGTCATGCTGTTCCTATGCCAGTAGTCGTGCGGACTCGTCCCTATGATTCTACCTTTTATTCCGAAATTGGTGCGATCGCTTGGGAAGAAAAAACAGATGAGGAAGTATTCACCGCTGCTGAACTAGCAAAAGCAGATTTAGGTTTTTAG
- a CDS encoding phycobiliprotein lyase, which translates to MNIEEFFELSAGKWFSHRTSHHLAFKQSEDGKSDIVIEMLAADHPEVIKLCEQYEIAPNTASCGARVIWNGTMEWDEEKHQGSTVLVTVPNTDNPDEGKLLREMGYAEKAPVAGSYKIGDDGALTLITEYETMWSEERLWFASPNLRMRVSVLKRFGGFSMASFTSEIRMGSTDASKKATEAANSQKS; encoded by the coding sequence ATGAACATTGAAGAATTTTTTGAATTAAGTGCTGGAAAGTGGTTTTCCCATCGCACCAGTCACCATTTAGCGTTCAAGCAGTCAGAAGACGGCAAATCAGACATTGTAATTGAGATGTTAGCCGCTGATCATCCAGAAGTAATTAAACTGTGTGAACAGTATGAAATTGCGCCAAATACGGCTTCCTGTGGGGCGCGAGTTATCTGGAATGGCACAATGGAATGGGATGAAGAAAAACATCAGGGTTCGACTGTTTTAGTCACAGTCCCCAATACAGATAACCCAGATGAAGGTAAATTACTCCGAGAAATGGGTTATGCCGAAAAAGCCCCCGTTGCTGGTAGCTATAAAATCGGTGACGATGGTGCTTTAACTCTAATTACTGAGTATGAAACCATGTGGTCTGAAGAAAGACTATGGTTTGCCAGTCCTAATTTACGGATGCGAGTAAGTGTGCTAAAGCGTTTTGGTGGCTTTAGTATGGCTTCCTTCACTTCTGAAATCCGTATGGGTAGCACAGATGCTTCTAAAAAGGCTACTGAAGCCGCTAATTCACAAAAATCCTAG
- the cobO gene encoding cob(I)yrinic acid a,c-diamide adenosyltransferase: protein MKSDTPEELHPDSADQEISRLIDEVISTSQTDEKYRQKMQRRKEVQDQRIAKAIPEKGLIIVNTGHGKGKTTAALGMVLRSLGHGHKVAIVQFIKGAWEPAEKRAFSHWENQLEFHAMGEGFTWETQDRDRDLDKAAAAWEKSLEFINNPDFKLVLLDEINIALKLGYLQVEEVLAGLAQKPADKHVILTGRGAPPALIEKADLVTEMTLVKHPFKDQGVKAQAGIEY, encoded by the coding sequence ATGAAAAGCGACACACCAGAAGAATTACATCCAGATTCAGCAGATCAAGAGATTTCCCGGTTAATTGATGAGGTAATATCAACATCCCAAACTGATGAAAAATACCGTCAAAAAATGCAGCGACGGAAAGAAGTCCAAGATCAACGCATAGCTAAAGCCATACCGGAAAAAGGCTTAATTATCGTCAATACTGGTCATGGTAAGGGTAAAACTACTGCGGCTTTGGGAATGGTTTTGCGATCGCTCGGACATGGACATAAAGTAGCCATAGTGCAATTCATCAAAGGCGCATGGGAACCAGCAGAAAAACGTGCTTTTAGCCACTGGGAAAACCAACTCGAATTTCATGCAATGGGAGAAGGCTTTACATGGGAAACTCAAGATCGTGATCGTGATCTTGATAAAGCTGCTGCTGCTTGGGAAAAATCCCTAGAATTTATCAACAACCCAGACTTTAAATTAGTTCTCCTCGATGAAATTAATATTGCTCTGAAACTGGGTTATTTACAGGTTGAAGAAGTATTAGCAGGTTTAGCTCAAAAACCAGCAGACAAGCACGTAATTCTCACGGGAAGAGGCGCACCACCGGCATTAATTGAAAAAGCCGATTTAGTCACTGAAATGACATTAGTTAAGCATCCTTTTAAGGATCAAGGGGTGAAAGCTCAAGCAGGAATTGAGTATTAA